Proteins encoded together in one Vibrio hippocampi window:
- the mutS gene encoding DNA mismatch repair protein MutS: MKSEQKHTPMMQQYLKLKAENPDILLFYRMGDFYELFYDDAKRASALLDISLTKRGASAGEPIPMAGVPYHAVEGYLAKLVQLGESVAICEQIGDPATSKGPVERKVVRIVTPGTVSDEALLSERIDNLIAAIYHHNGQFGYATLDITSGRFQLCEPETHEAMLAELQRTAPKELLFPEDFEPVDLMESRNGNRRRPVWEFELDTAKQQLNQQFGTKDLVGFGVEKCHLGLCAAGCLIQYVKDTQRTALPHIRSLTLVSQDQSVILDAATRRNLELTQNLSGGQDNTLSEVLDHTATAMGSRMLKRWIHQPMRCLKTLNFRLDAISELKQHALFTELAPVLKQIGDIERIVARLALRSARPRDMARLRNAMQQLPELSQSLQSVEHPYLLKLAKFTAPMVQTCELLERAIKENPPVVIRDGGVMADGYNAELDEWRNLANGATEYLEQLERDERERHDIDTLKVGYNNVHGFYIQVSRGQSHLVPAHYIRRQTLKNAERYIIPELKKHEDKVLNSRSKALALEKQLWEQLFDLLLPELETLQNLASALSQLDVLQNLAERADSLDYCRPQLTEAPMVNIQAGRHPVVEQVTNEPFIANPIALNPQRKMLIITGPNMGGKSTYMRQTALIALMAHIGCYVPAESAEIGLIDRIFTRIGASDDLASGRSTFMVEMTETANILHNATENSLVLMDEIGRGTSTYDGLSLAWASAQWLATKIGAMTLFATHYFELTELPSQYPTLANVHLDAVEHGDTIAFMHAVQEGAASKSYGLAVAGLAGVPKTVIKNARQKLTQLEQLPTHTEPQGEVDTANQLSLIPEPSEVEQALSQIDPDNLSPREALNELYRLKQLL, translated from the coding sequence ATGAAAAGCGAACAAAAACATACCCCGATGATGCAGCAATATCTAAAACTAAAGGCAGAGAATCCCGATATTCTGCTGTTTTATCGCATGGGGGATTTTTATGAGTTGTTTTACGATGACGCCAAGCGCGCTTCGGCGTTGCTCGATATTTCATTAACTAAACGAGGCGCTTCCGCCGGTGAACCGATTCCGATGGCAGGTGTGCCTTATCACGCAGTTGAAGGTTACCTAGCCAAATTAGTTCAGTTGGGGGAATCGGTCGCTATCTGTGAGCAAATTGGCGATCCTGCCACCAGCAAAGGACCGGTGGAACGCAAAGTCGTGCGTATTGTTACCCCCGGAACGGTGTCTGACGAAGCCTTATTGTCAGAACGTATCGATAACCTGATTGCTGCCATTTATCATCACAATGGTCAATTCGGCTACGCCACGCTCGATATTACTTCGGGTCGCTTCCAACTTTGCGAGCCAGAAACCCACGAAGCGATGCTAGCGGAATTACAACGCACAGCCCCAAAGGAGCTTCTATTTCCTGAAGATTTTGAACCCGTCGATCTAATGGAGAGTCGCAACGGTAATCGTCGCCGTCCAGTATGGGAATTTGAATTAGATACCGCCAAACAACAGCTCAATCAGCAGTTTGGAACCAAAGATCTGGTTGGCTTTGGGGTGGAAAAATGTCATTTGGGTCTTTGTGCCGCTGGCTGCTTGATTCAATACGTTAAAGACACGCAACGTACTGCCCTGCCTCATATTCGTTCTTTGACCTTAGTCAGCCAAGACCAGTCGGTTATCTTAGATGCCGCAACAAGACGCAATTTAGAACTGACGCAAAATCTCTCTGGCGGTCAAGATAACACTCTCTCAGAGGTATTAGATCACACCGCAACAGCAATGGGTAGCCGCATGCTGAAGCGCTGGATTCATCAGCCAATGCGCTGTCTTAAAACCCTCAATTTCCGTCTTGATGCGATCAGCGAATTAAAGCAGCATGCGCTGTTCACGGAATTAGCGCCAGTACTCAAACAGATTGGTGATATCGAGCGTATTGTGGCTCGATTAGCGCTACGCAGCGCAAGACCTCGAGATATGGCACGTCTGCGCAATGCAATGCAGCAGCTGCCTGAGTTATCTCAGTCATTGCAATCCGTCGAGCACCCTTATTTACTAAAACTGGCCAAGTTTACCGCTCCAATGGTTCAAACCTGTGAATTGCTTGAGCGAGCGATCAAAGAGAATCCTCCCGTTGTCATTCGCGATGGCGGCGTCATGGCCGATGGCTACAACGCAGAACTGGATGAGTGGCGCAACCTAGCCAATGGGGCAACCGAATACCTTGAACAGCTAGAGCGAGACGAGAGAGAGCGTCACGATATCGACACGCTTAAAGTCGGTTACAACAATGTCCACGGCTTTTATATTCAGGTGAGCCGAGGTCAAAGCCACCTTGTTCCAGCGCATTATATTCGTCGTCAAACGCTCAAAAATGCCGAGCGCTATATCATTCCTGAACTTAAAAAGCATGAAGATAAGGTGCTTAACTCTCGCTCCAAGGCATTGGCATTAGAGAAGCAACTCTGGGAACAACTCTTTGATCTGTTGCTGCCGGAATTAGAGACACTACAAAACCTAGCGTCTGCGCTTTCGCAGCTCGACGTGCTACAAAACCTAGCTGAACGAGCAGACAGTTTAGACTATTGCCGTCCGCAACTCACTGAAGCGCCTATGGTAAATATTCAGGCGGGTCGCCACCCTGTGGTTGAACAAGTCACCAATGAACCCTTTATTGCTAACCCGATTGCTCTAAATCCTCAGCGAAAAATGCTGATTATCACCGGTCCTAACATGGGGGGTAAATCGACTTATATGCGTCAAACTGCGCTTATTGCTCTGATGGCTCATATTGGTTGTTATGTTCCGGCAGAGAGTGCCGAAATTGGACTTATCGACCGTATCTTCACCCGCATTGGTGCTTCGGATGATCTGGCATCGGGGCGCTCAACCTTTATGGTTGAAATGACGGAAACCGCCAACATCTTGCACAATGCCACAGAGAACAGTCTGGTGTTGATGGATGAAATTGGTCGCGGCACCAGTACCTACGATGGTCTGTCTCTGGCGTGGGCAAGTGCACAATGGTTAGCGACTAAAATTGGTGCTATGACGCTGTTTGCTACTCACTACTTTGAGCTTACCGAATTGCCAAGCCAATACCCAACTCTGGCGAATGTTCACCTTGATGCTGTTGAGCATGGCGACACCATCGCCTTTATGCATGCCGTGCAAGAGGGAGCAGCAAGCAAATCTTATGGTCTCGCAGTGGCGGGATTAGCCGGTGTTCCTAAAACCGTCATCAAAAATGCACGCCAAAAATTGACCCAGTTGGAACAGTTACCGACTCATACAGAGCCTCAAGGAGAAGTCGA
- the recX gene encoding recombination regulator RecX, translated as MYSRKPPTLSVKEAAIALLSRRDHGEYELQQKLQLKGYDDTEIDSAIIFCKECNYLDDLRYAKSQVRQHIYKGHGERRIRQELNQKRVTESVVDTAMAEEATDWFELAKLTAEKKFKAGKAKEPKEYAKQVRFLQYRGYSFEQISYALNALNGELE; from the coding sequence ATGTATTCTCGCAAACCACCGACGCTTTCTGTCAAGGAAGCCGCGATAGCACTCTTAAGTCGCCGTGACCATGGTGAATATGAATTGCAGCAGAAGCTGCAACTCAAAGGTTATGATGACACAGAGATCGACTCAGCCATCATATTCTGTAAGGAGTGCAATTATCTTGATGACCTTCGTTATGCTAAAAGCCAAGTGCGTCAGCATATCTACAAAGGGCACGGTGAACGTCGCATCAGACAGGAGCTTAACCAAAAAAGAGTCACGGAATCGGTGGTGGATACAGCGATGGCTGAAGAAGCCACCGATTGGTTTGAATTAGCCAAATTGACTGCGGAAAAAAAGTTCAAAGCGGGTAAAGCGAAAGAGCCTAAAGAGTACGCAAAGCAGGTGCGCTTTTTGCAGTATCGAGGCTACAGTTTTGAGCAGATCAGCTACGCTTTAAATGCATTGAATGGGGAGCTTGAGTAA
- the recA gene encoding recombinase RecA — MDENKQKALAAALGQIEKQFGKGSIMRLGDNRTMDVETISTGSLSLDIALGAGGLPMGRIVEVYGPESSGKTTLTLELIAAAQREGKTCAFIDAEHALDPIYAKKLGVDIDALLVSQPDTGEQALEICDALARSGAIDVMVIDSVAALTPKAEIEGEMGDSHMGLQARMLSQAMRKLTGNLKQSNCMCIFINQIRMKIGVMFGNPETTTGGNALKFYASVRLDIRRTGAIKSGDEVVGNETRIKVVKNKIAAPFKEAHTQIMYGAGFNREGELIDLGVKHKLVEKSGAWYSYNGDKIGQGKANASKYLLENPEISSTIDKKLREMLLTPETLEEPEAGEAPAEEEF, encoded by the coding sequence ATGGATGAGAATAAACAGAAAGCGTTAGCCGCTGCACTGGGTCAGATTGAAAAGCAATTTGGTAAGGGTTCTATTATGCGCCTTGGTGATAACCGCACCATGGACGTAGAAACCATCTCAACCGGCTCTCTTTCTTTAGATATCGCGCTGGGTGCAGGCGGTCTGCCGATGGGTCGTATCGTTGAGGTTTATGGTCCAGAATCATCAGGTAAAACGACGCTAACTCTTGAGTTGATTGCGGCAGCGCAACGTGAAGGTAAAACTTGTGCCTTTATCGATGCTGAACACGCACTGGATCCTATCTATGCTAAGAAACTGGGTGTGGATATTGACGCTCTATTGGTTTCTCAGCCAGATACTGGTGAACAAGCGCTTGAAATCTGTGATGCGCTTGCTCGTTCAGGTGCTATTGATGTTATGGTTATCGACTCGGTTGCGGCTCTGACACCAAAAGCTGAAATTGAAGGCGAGATGGGTGATAGCCACATGGGTCTGCAAGCACGTATGCTTTCTCAAGCAATGCGTAAGCTAACGGGTAACCTAAAGCAGTCTAACTGTATGTGTATCTTCATCAACCAAATCCGTATGAAGATTGGTGTGATGTTTGGTAACCCAGAAACCACGACGGGCGGTAACGCACTTAAATTCTACGCTTCTGTTCGTCTAGACATCCGTCGTACCGGTGCTATCAAGAGCGGTGATGAGGTTGTCGGCAACGAAACCCGTATCAAAGTGGTTAAGAACAAGATTGCAGCACCATTTAAAGAAGCGCACACACAGATCATGTACGGTGCAGGCTTTAACCGTGAAGGCGAGTTGATTGACCTAGGCGTGAAGCACAAGCTTGTTGAAAAGTCAGGTGCTTGGTATAGCTATAATGGCGACAAGATTGGTCAAGGTAAAGCGAACGCAAGTAAGTACTTACTAGAGAACCCAGAGATCTCTTCAACTATCGATAAAAAACTTCGTGAAATGCTACTGACTCCAGAGACGCTAGAAGAGCCAGAAGCGGGTGAAGCGCCAGCAGAAGAAGAGTTCTAA
- the pncC gene encoding nicotinamide-nucleotide amidase: MHNIQQLSEALGQLLRESQYVLTTAESCTGGGIATAITDIAGSSAWFDRSFVTYSNEAKMEMLGVQLSTLETVGAVSEQTVIEMAQGALKYSHATHSIAISGIAGPGGGTDDKPVGTVCFAWADKADWQQVETCLFLGDRSAVRQQAIMHALLVLYRQLTEEVDLSH, translated from the coding sequence ATGCACAACATTCAACAATTGAGTGAAGCTCTGGGGCAGCTGCTGCGTGAGAGTCAGTATGTACTAACTACGGCGGAATCATGCACGGGTGGCGGTATCGCGACAGCGATCACGGATATCGCAGGCAGCTCTGCGTGGTTTGACCGTTCATTTGTGACTTACAGCAACGAGGCTAAAATGGAAATGTTGGGTGTACAGTTGAGCACCCTAGAGACGGTCGGTGCGGTCAGCGAACAGACCGTGATAGAGATGGCACAAGGTGCGTTGAAGTATTCTCATGCCACTCACTCGATTGCGATCAGTGGTATTGCCGGACCGGGGGGAGGCACAGATGATAAGCCAGTAGGAACCGTTTGTTTTGCTTGGGCGGATAAAGCGGACTGGCAGCAGGTCGAGACTTGTTTGTTTTTGGGCGATAGAAGTGCAGTCAGACAACAGGCAATCATGCATGCCTTACTTGTGTTGTACAGACAGCTAACGGAAGAAGTGGATTTGTCTCACTAA